In one window of Alkalilimnicola sp. S0819 DNA:
- a CDS encoding aminotransferase class V-fold PLP-dependent enzyme: MDIAQEFPQDPQLIYLNHAGVGPWPRRTAAAVQRFAEENVRWGARHYPRWLQTEQVLREQLGRLINVPAEDVALVKNTSEGLSLVAYGLGWQAGDEVIINGDEFPSNRIVWESLAREYGVLVRDVTLDREDPEGSLIAAMSARTRLLAVSSVQYGTGLRMDLGRLGEACREAGALFCVDAIQSLGALRFDAQAIGADFVIADGHKWLLGPEGLGLFYARPELRDQLQLRQFGWHMVAAAGDYDRKDWAPAPDARRFEAGSPNMLGVHGLSASLSLLEEVGYAEVERRVLANSGYLVERIRAESALELLSAADRRAGIVTFRRRETDTATLYRALVKEGIPCAHRAGGVRFSPHFYNTPQQIDAAVDLVLSLSL, encoded by the coding sequence ATGGACATCGCCCAGGAATTCCCCCAAGACCCGCAGCTGATTTACCTCAACCACGCCGGCGTCGGCCCCTGGCCTCGCCGCACCGCCGCCGCGGTGCAACGCTTCGCGGAAGAGAATGTACGCTGGGGTGCGCGCCACTACCCGCGCTGGCTGCAGACCGAGCAGGTGTTGCGCGAACAGTTGGGCCGGCTGATCAACGTACCCGCCGAGGACGTGGCGCTTGTGAAGAACACCTCGGAGGGCTTGTCACTGGTTGCTTACGGGCTGGGCTGGCAGGCCGGGGACGAGGTCATCATCAACGGCGACGAATTCCCCTCCAACCGCATCGTCTGGGAATCCCTCGCCCGGGAATATGGCGTGCTTGTACGCGACGTGACCCTGGATCGCGAGGACCCGGAGGGTTCCTTGATTGCCGCCATGAGCGCGCGCACGCGGCTGCTGGCGGTAAGCTCCGTGCAGTACGGCACGGGGCTGCGCATGGATCTGGGGAGGCTGGGTGAGGCATGCCGCGAGGCGGGTGCCCTGTTCTGCGTGGACGCGATACAGAGCCTGGGGGCACTGCGCTTCGATGCGCAGGCCATCGGCGCGGATTTCGTCATCGCCGACGGCCATAAATGGCTGCTGGGCCCCGAAGGTCTGGGACTTTTCTACGCCCGGCCCGAGTTGCGCGACCAACTGCAACTGCGCCAGTTCGGTTGGCACATGGTGGCCGCCGCGGGCGACTACGACCGCAAGGACTGGGCTCCCGCGCCTGACGCACGCCGCTTCGAGGCCGGCAGCCCCAATATGCTCGGCGTACACGGCCTGAGCGCGAGCCTGAGCCTGCTGGAAGAGGTGGGTTACGCCGAGGTGGAGCGGCGGGTGCTCGCCAATAGCGGTTATCTGGTGGAGCGGATTCGCGCCGAATCGGCACTGGAGCTTTTGAGCGCGGCTGACCGGCGTGCCGGCATCGTCACCTTCCGCCGTCGCGAGACGGACACCGCCACCTTGTACCGCGCCCTGGTCAAGGAAGGTATCCCCTGCGCCCACCGCGCCGGCGGGGTGCGCTTCTCACCGCACTTTTACAATACCCCGCAACAGATTGATGCTGCGGTGGATTTGGTTCTCTCCCTCTCCCTGTAA